From the genome of Candidatus Competibacteraceae bacterium:
CAAATACAGATCTAGCGCCGTCGTGCCGCCTTTCTGGGTGCCCGCGATCAGAAAATCCACTTGGCGCATTTAACTCACTTTAGGGAAGCTGTTTGGTTGTAGCCATGGGGGATTTAGAACAAATCCCGTAACGCGCCCAGCACATAACCCCGCTCGTAAAATTGCCGGCTGACCATGGCCGCGATCTCGCCGGGTAAAATCCGCCGTTGCCGCTGGATCAAGCGGCGCTTGTGGCGCATCGCCGGCAGACCGCGCAGAAAATCGCGGTACAAACGGTAGACGATTCTCAATTTACCTTTCACCGTATAGCGCAACAGAATGGCCGCGTGCAGGACCAGCATCCAGAACAGATTGCGCCCCAACAGGCGGGCGGGCACATTCTTGACCAAGACGAACAGCGAGTTGCGGATGCCGTGGTATAGCACGAAATCGCTGTTGGGACCGCCGCTGGCCACCGATCCCTTGTGGTACACGCGGGCGTCTTCGGCATAGGCCGCCCGGTAGCCCAGCAGCACGGCTCGCCAGGCGAGGTCCGTGTCCTCGGCATAGCAGAAAAAGCGCTCGTCGAAGTATTCGCCGGTCGCTTGATGAACCTGCCGTAACATCTCGGCGGCGTACAGCGCGCAATTGCCACTGGGACCGAGCAGGGGATCGTCCGCCGATTTGCGGTTGGAGGCCAGTCCGCATCGGTAAAAAGTAATTCCCAGATTGTCCACCTGTGTGCGGTCGGCATATCGCATCACCCGCGCCGCCACCATCCCGATCCGTCGCTCAGGGTCTAGCCGAACCAACATTCGAGCCAGAAAGTCCGGCTCGACCACGGTATCGTTGTTGAGTAACAAGATATAGGGATACTGGTCGTCTTGGATGATGTCCGCCAACAGTCGGTTGTGGGCGCCGGTAAAGCCGGTATTGTTCGAATAAGCGATGAAATGGAGCCAATCAGGATATTGGGCCGCATATTCGGCCAGTGTCGCCACTTCCTCCGATCCAGAGCCGTTGTCGGCCAGGAAGACCTGAAAAGGAGGATCGTTTACCTGCGTCAGAGAGTTCAGACATTCCAGGGTATCGGCGGCGCGGCGATAGTTGACGATCAGGATCGCCGTCGCTGCTTCCGGTTGAGGGGCGGGTGGAGTCGGGCCGCGATTCCTTCCAGGGTTTTCCGAGTGTTCCAGGCTCAAAGCAGGCTCCTGAAATACTCCAGCGTTTCCCGGCCCTCGCGCTTGTGGCAAAACCGTTGCGCGGTCTCCAGTCCGGCCTCGATCAACCGTTCCCGCAATTCAACGTCGTCGAGCAGTCGCAGCATCGCCTCGGCGAACTGATCTGGCCGCTGCGGGGCGACGAGCAGAGCATTGCTCTGATCTTGGGCGTACTCGCCGACCCCGCCGACATGGGTGAGCACGCAGGCCGCGCCACAGGCCATCGCTTCCAGCCCGCAGCGCCCGAAACCCTGAAAATCGGAGCCGTCGATAAACACCGTGGCTTCCGAATACAGTTCCGCCAGCCGGTTCTGGTCGGCCACCACACCTTCGTCGCGGAAGGGAAAGGGAATGGGTTGCTTACGCAAAAACCGGTCGCCAAACAGCACGATTTCGACTTCGGGGCGGGCGGCTTTGACCTGAGCCAGGGCAGCGACTGTCGGTTCGAAGCCGCGTCGGGGCGTGTGCGGGCGGGCCATGGCCAGGACGATGGGACGGTTGCGGACGGCATCGCGGGGATAGAACCGCGCCAGATTCATGCCCAGCAGAATTTTTTGGGTAGGGTAGCCATCGCTGGCCAGCATCTCTTGCAGCCAGTCGGATTTGACGATCCGATGAGGGATCAGGGCGTAGGTGGCCCGAACCCGCTGGCGGGCTGTTGTTTTTGCTTCGGGAAAAAACCAGGGTTCGTAATCTTGCAGGAAATAGGCGGCGGTGCGGGTGCGACCGCGCCGGACCAGTTCGGCGACCCAAGGAGCGGTGCTCCACAGGGTGGCCACCGTGATATCGCTGTCGGGGAAGTTTCGCAGTAACTCGCGTTCGTTGCGAAACACGAGCGGTTGGCTATAAAGCGGGGTCCAGTCGTAAATGGCCGGATCTTCGAACAAGGCCACGATGCGCGCTTCCACGCCGAGCAGGATCAACTCGTTGACCAGTTGAATCACCGACAACACCCCGCCGGCGACGACCAGATTATGCAGTAGATACGTCACCCGCAGCCGTCCGGGGCGGGTGAACTGCCGCACGTATTCCGGAGTGGCCAGCGGTCGGCGGGCGCCCGGCAAACGCAGGACGCCGCGCAAGGCGCAACGAAGCACATCCAGCCCAGCGCGCCGTCGCCAGGCGGCTAGCATCGCCCGCGCTGTTTCCCAGATGACCGGCATCGGATTCCAGCGCTGGCGGCTGGCGAACAGGGCGCGTGTCGGACCCAGGGGATCGGCGCGACGAAAGGCGCGAAACTGCCGCTGATATTCCCCGAGCCAGCGGCTATCGAATAGAGCGCGATTGTGCCGGTATCGCTCGCCCCGGTCGGTGAAGGTGCCTCGACCTTTGTGATAGACGTACACGTCACCCGCGACCACGGTACGGTAACCGCAGGTGGTCAACCGCATGCACAGATCGGATTCCTCGCAGTAGCCGCGCCCGTAAATCTCGTCGAAAACGCCGACCTGCTCCAGCGCCGAACGCCGCAACAACAGGCAGAACCCGACGCCGGTCACCACATCAGCGGCGGCGGTGGGTCCGTGACGCTGGAGGTACTCATCCATGCCGAAAAAGTTGGCGCCGGGAGCCAGTGGCAAGTTGATTTGGGAGGCATGGTTGGTGAAGGGGTTGACGGCGGCAATGGATGGATCGCGTTCGGCACAGGCGACCAAGCGCTCCAGCCAGCCTGGCGTCACGATGACATCACTGTTGACTAGCACGACGAAGGGCGCGTTGCCGAGCGCGATGCCGAGATTACAGGATTTTACAAAGCCGAGATTTTCCGGATTGCGGTGGAGCGTGATCTGCTGGGGATGGTCGGCGGCGATGCGGCGTAAATACTCTTGGGTGCGGGAATCACTGGCGTCGTCCACGATAATGAGTCGGTACGCGCCGGATTCGGTGTAGTCTAGAATGGAGTACAGGCATTCCTGGACATAGCTGAGACCATTGTAGACGGGGACGATGAGGTCATATAAAAAGAGAGAATTCAATGAATTTTCCAGGGAGAGTCACAATATTCTTGTAGTTTGCTTAATTCCATCAATCGATCCCCAATATCCTGAGGTATTCTCTCGCTGCTCGATCCCATGTGAACCGCTGTGCCATCTGAATTGCTGCTTTTCCGCACTCCGCCACGATTTCTCGGTGCTGATAACAATACTCCATCATCTCTGCAATTGCTTCCACTGTTATGTGTTCAAGTTCAAAACAATCTTGTCCCGGCGTGAGATATTCGCTCCGCCCCACATTGACCAGTGTGATGGACGGAAGTCCGCATGCTGCTGCCTCTACTATGGGCAGACACCATGTCTCCGCTTGGCTAGCTGTTACAAATACATCGCTTCGTTCGTAAATAGCAGCAATTTGTGCCAATGATAAAAGCTCATAATGCAACTCAACCCGCTGATTATTTGTTTTATACTGCTTCTTAATATCCTCTTGATTCGCACCGCTCACATATCCTGCGATTATCAATGCTGTTTCGTGTGCTGCGTGCAACTCTGAGAATTTGTCGAATGCTTGCATCAGCACCTCGCCGCCCTTATGTAAGCTTCCCACATAGCAGAGCGTGAATGGTAGGTGCGGTTTTCTAGATCGAGTGTTAAATATCTTGTGGTCAATACCATGCGCTACAATTTCGACCCTCGGATAGCTATGCTCGCGCAACATGTCTGCATCATACTTATTCTGTACGCATATCGCCCACCCTACATTTCGCAGGTTGGTCGCCCAATCCACTTCAAATTCTGCCCATGGACGCCCCAAACCTGTTATACCGATATCTACTATACCTTCTGCGAAGGTATTCGTGAAACATGATGATGATGGTGTCCCTATTCGGATCACGTATTCCGGATTATGGCGGTATGGAATCGTTGCCTCGATCTCTTCCTGTTCCGCGATATTCGCCCATTCAAGCCCAATATACTTCTGTCGGGTAACGTTGTATCCTATTCGCCGCATTGTAAGCATCAGACTGCGACTCACCAGCCCATATGATAATAAACGCTTATATCGCATATCATCGTCAATATAAATTTCTGGCTTCGTTAAATTTCTTCTGCCCAAGTTGATAGGGTTATTTATTTGGACGACCTCGTTAGTCTGTAATCGCTCAGTCCCCTTTCCCTCTGCCAAGGAGGTGAGGTTGAGAGGGTCAGTCTTTGAAGCCATGACCCTCACCTCCAACCCCTCTTCTGCAAGCGGATGAGGGGCGTAAACGGTTGCGCTAGTCTTATTAAGGAATTTAATGGTTTGCTTGCACGATTCCATACGGTCGAAGCAAACAACCGAGTTGCGGGCATTATTAGCAAGTGTGTTCCGGAATTCTTCGTCATCCAACAGCACGGAAATGTGATGGGCTAGTTCCTCAGCATTTTTAGGAGGCGCCACTAACGCATTAATGCCATGACGAGCAAAGAGCGAAATACCACCGCTATCCGTTATGACACAGGCAGTCTTGCAGGCCATGGCTTCAGCAATGGTTCGTCCAAAGCCATGAAAGTCGGAAAACTCAGCAAAAATATAAGCTTTTGAATATAAAGAAGGAAGTTTATTATTAGGAAGAATTCCATGATTAACCAAGGAGAAAGCAATTGAATGTTTTTTCAATTCCTCGTTCGTACACCCAAAACTGTGTACTTCAAAGTCATTCCGTTTTTTAGAAAGCAAATTTAAGGTCTTTAGCGCCGTATCA
Proteins encoded in this window:
- a CDS encoding glycosyltransferase family 2 protein, with the translated sequence MSLEHSENPGRNRGPTPPAPQPEAATAILIVNYRRAADTLECLNSLTQVNDPPFQVFLADNGSGSEEVATLAEYAAQYPDWLHFIAYSNNTGFTGAHNRLLADIIQDDQYPYILLLNNDTVVEPDFLARMLVRLDPERRIGMVAARVMRYADRTQVDNLGITFYRCGLASNRKSADDPLLGPSGNCALYAAEMLRQVHQATGEYFDERFFCYAEDTDLAWRAVLLGYRAAYAEDARVYHKGSVASGGPNSDFVLYHGIRNSLFVLVKNVPARLLGRNLFWMLVLHAAILLRYTVKGKLRIVYRLYRDFLRGLPAMRHKRRLIQRQRRILPGEIAAMVSRQFYERGYVLGALRDLF
- a CDS encoding glycosyltransferase, whose protein sequence is MNSLFLYDLIVPVYNGLSYVQECLYSILDYTESGAYRLIIVDDASDSRTQEYLRRIAADHPQQITLHRNPENLGFVKSCNLGIALGNAPFVVLVNSDVIVTPGWLERLVACAERDPSIAAVNPFTNHASQINLPLAPGANFFGMDEYLQRHGPTAAADVVTGVGFCLLLRRSALEQVGVFDEIYGRGYCEESDLCMRLTTCGYRTVVAGDVYVYHKGRGTFTDRGERYRHNRALFDSRWLGEYQRQFRAFRRADPLGPTRALFASRQRWNPMPVIWETARAMLAAWRRRAGLDVLRCALRGVLRLPGARRPLATPEYVRQFTRPGRLRVTYLLHNLVVAGGVLSVIQLVNELILLGVEARIVALFEDPAIYDWTPLYSQPLVFRNERELLRNFPDSDITVATLWSTAPWVAELVRRGRTRTAAYFLQDYEPWFFPEAKTTARQRVRATYALIPHRIVKSDWLQEMLASDGYPTQKILLGMNLARFYPRDAVRNRPIVLAMARPHTPRRGFEPTVAALAQVKAARPEVEIVLFGDRFLRKQPIPFPFRDEGVVADQNRLAELYSEATVFIDGSDFQGFGRCGLEAMACGAACVLTHVGGVGEYAQDQSNALLVAPQRPDQFAEAMLRLLDDVELRERLIEAGLETAQRFCHKREGRETLEYFRSLL